GACGGTTTCCGCGGTACTTGCGGACTATTTCGGTGCCGGACAGCGGCACCGTGCATATCCGCTCGTTGCGGGGCAGCAGTTCGTTGGTCTGATCGATCGCGAAGCGCTGCAGGATCTGCCTCCAGGATCGCTTCACGATGCGGCCGGAAACCTGCTTGCGAAAGTTTCATCGGATTACGCGCTTCCCGGGGAAACCTGTCGCAGCGTCGCGTTGCGGATGGCAGCGCATGACCTTGAGCGGCTCGCGGTCGTTGACTCCATCGACTCGCGCCGCCTGGTCGGGATTGTCAGCCGCAGCGATCTCCTCAAGCCGTCGCGGCAGCTTCACGACGACGAGATTCGTCGCGAACGGTTTCTGTGAATGTCGGAAGTTTAACGGTGCGGCTCCGGCGCGCCTGCCCCCCGAGGAGGCCGCGCCGGAGCTCTGCTGCCTGAATCAGAACGGCGCGTCGTTCGGCGTCGTCCTGCTGCGTTCCTCGCCCGTAGAAGAGCGCCGCGTGCGTTCCGGCTGCTCGGCCGGCGTGGTTACGCGATGGTGCTGCGTCGAACGAGCGGCCGGGGCGCTTCGCCGCGACGGCTGCTCGGTACGGTGCACCGTGCTGGCAGGTGGGGCAGACCGTGTCGGTCGTTCCACCGTGGTGCTGTGCGTGGTGCTGCGCCGCTCTTCCACGCGGCTCCGGCTGGCCGGCGCCGGCCGTTCAACCGTCGTGCTGCGCTGTTCTTCCACGCGACTGCGGGTGGTCGGCCTCACCTCGCGATATTCGCGCTGATACTCGCGCGTATTGCGATCCGCGGGGCGTACCGTGCCTGCAGACTCGCGACGCTCATCGTATCGGGTGCGACCTTCGTAGCGGTCGGTCGACGACGCTTCGCGAGGAGCGGATGTTTGAGGGGTCGATGCTTCGCGCTGATAGACGCGACGGCCGTCGAGGTACTCCCGATCGCGCCGGGATCGGTCGTCCGACGTATAGGAATTGCTGCGCTCGTCGTAGCGGCGTTCGTCGTAGCGATGGTCGTCGTATCGGCGGTCGTCGACGCGACGCTCGTCGTATCTACGGTCGTCGGCGCGCCTCTGGTCATAGCGGCGAGCATCCGACACGTTGTCGCGGCGATACCTGTCACGCGAGCTCGCCCATCGGTCGTCGCGCCAGTAGCGCTCCCGTTTCCACTTGTCCCAGTGCGTGACGGCTTCGTCGCGCGAGACGTGGTAGTAGTCCCACGGCCTGCCGCGCCAGCGGTGATTGTAATAGTCGTCTCGCCAGCCGTGCGGGATCGATCGATAGAAATACGGCGCGCTGCTGACCAGCGTCCAGTCGCTGCCGTAATGACGTGACCGGTACCAGTGGCCATGCGAGGGCCGCCACCACCAGCCGTCGGAGAAATACACTTCAACGGACGGTGCAGCATAGACATCGGTACCCGGCAGAACGACCAGCTCGGGCGGTGCCTCGTAGCCGGGAGCTACGCCCGCGGTGTCGTACCTGTATCCGTCGTCGTATCCGTATCTGTCGTCATATCCGTACCTGTCATCGTAGCGTACGCCGGCCGCACAGCCCGCAACTGCCGCAAGCGCGACGACCGCAACTGGCAGGAGAATCTGTTTGGTCTTCATGACTCCTCCGTGGCGCTCCGAGCAGTCTCGAACGCGCATAACGTTTGTGAATGAGACGAACGGTCACGCGCATGTTTTCGCGCTTCGTAAGCGCTCTCGTCAATAACGTCCTCTGGCGGGTCTTTCGTCAACGCTATTGGCGAATACTTTGACCCGGGAGCGTGACAACTCTTCTGGATCACGCGGATCGCTTTTGCGTGATGGGCCTGCGGAATGCGCACAAGAGTTCGGGTGGAGCGCAAACGGGGAAGCGCTCTGGCTCGAGCCGCACGGTCCGCGCGGAGCTCGACTAAGCCAACTGATGCGTCGCCCGACGGCTGTCCAGGCGCAGGAACAGCGTCGCAGTTCGTCCATTTCCGCACGTTCCTTGTGAAATCGCCGCTCATCCCGCGACTTGAACTCGCGGCGTGACGCGGGTTTGACGTCCGCATGAAGCTTTCCGTCGCGGGCGCTGCTGCAATGATTGCGTTCACCATCGCCGCAGGCCGTGCATCGGCCGCCGATGTTCCTCCGCCCGGTCTGCCAGGCGCCGACGCCCCGGCCGCACACAAAGGGCTCGAGCTCGTGCCGGCATCCGCAGCCGACGTGCTCACTGCTGTCAAGGCCCCGGGAACGACCGTGACGGTCGTCAATCTGTGGGCGACCTGGTGCACGCCGTGCCGCCAGGAGTTTCCCGATCTCATGCGTTTTTACCGTGCGTACAAGGACAAGGGCGTCGCGCTCGTGCTCGTCTCCGGGGACTTTGCGAGCGAGACCGGCCCCGCAAGTGAATTCCTCGCCTCGCAAGGCGTCGACTTCCGGACGTTCCTGAAATCGCAGAAAGACGAAGAGTTCATCAATGCGTTCGATCCGGCCTGGACCGGCGCGCTGCCGGCAACGTTCCTCTACAACGCCAGCGGCGAGAGAAAGCATTCGTTCCTTGGCCCGATCACGTACGAGTCGCTCGAAAAAGAAGTCGCGCCGCTGCTGGCTGCCAAACCCTGAACCGGAGGAAACCCCATGCGTCCGAAATCCAGTCTCGCCCAGCTTCCCCTGACCGCCATTTTCTCCGTCGTCGCGCTGCTCGTTCCGGTTCATGCGCTCGCGCTTTCGATCGGCGACCCGATTCCGGCCAAGAGCGACCAGCTCAAGGACGTCGACGGCCGCGACATCAAGATCGCCGACGTTTCCGGCGCCAAAGGCACGCTGGTCATCTTCACCTGCAACCACTGTCCGTACGTCAAGGCGTGGGAAGACCGCATCGTCGCGCTCGGCAACCAGTATTCGGAGAAGGGGATCGGCGTCGTTGCGATCAATTCGAACGATCCGAAGGCTGCGCCCGACGACGGCTACGAGCAGATGCAGGCACGGGCGAAGGAAAAGGGCTTCAAGTTCCCGTATGCGGTCGATGAGACGTCCGCTGTCGCGAAGGCGTTCGGCGCAAGCAAGACTCCCGAAGCGTTCCTGTTCGATGCATCGGGCAAGCTCGCCTACCACGGCGCGATCGACGACAACTCCGAGGACGCGAACGCGGTCAAGGATCATTATCTCGGGGATGCGCTCGCCGCCGTCGAAGCCGGTAAGCCCGTCGCGAAGGCCGAAACCAAGGCGCTCGGCTGCGGGATCAAGTTCCGCTGAATCTCGACGACTTTCAGAGGGCGCTTCTCGACCCGACAGCACCGATCCCGGCAAACTGGCCGGGCGGCTGGCGCGGCGTGCTGCTGTTGTTCCTCGTGCCCGTCGGCGGCGGCATTCCCGCAGGAGTGCTGATGGCCCACGCTCGCGGCGTCGGCTGGCCGGTCATGATGGGCCTGTACTTCGTCTCGGATGTCATTCTGGCGTTCGTCTTCGAGCCGATGATGCGGGCGCTTGCCGCCGTCGCTCGTCGCGTACCCGCGCTCGGCCGCGTCGTCACGATCTTCCGGGAAACGGCTCAGCGCTCCGCTGCGCAGTATGGGAGATCCGGCGGTGCACTGGCGCTCGTCCTCGTGAGCTTCGGTGTCGATCCCATGACGGGTCGCGCGGCCGCCGCCGCCGCGGGGCACGGGTTCGTGCCGGGATGGGCGATCGCGATCACAGGCGACATGTTCTACTTCGCCCTTCTGATGGTGACGACGCTCTGGGTCGGCAGCACAGTCGGCGATGATCGCATGACGATCGTCATCATGCTGGTGGTGATGTTCGTGCTGCCGTCGCTGCTCAGGCGCTGGCGCGGCAAAGCCGCACCAGCCGCAACCTGAACCGACCACTGCGGAGCACGACGAACGTCGCGCGCCGGTCAGCGCGGCTCGATCGATTCGCGCGCGCGCGCGAGCAGCTCGGGCGACGCCGCGGCGACGACAGGAAAGCTCCGGTCGGCGTAGGCGTGGTCCGCAACGAGTGGAAACGGCTCGCTGCCGTCGATCGTCGCAACCACGCCGCCGGCTTCCTCGACGAGACACCAGCCGGCGGCCAGATCCCAGATCTTCGGGCGCGTCTCCATGCCGATCGACGCGCTGCCTCGAGCGACGCACGCCAGCGTATAGGCGGCCGATCCGAACACGCGCACCTTCATCGGCAGATTGACGTGATAGTGGCGCGGAGTGCGCGCACAGCACGCGAGCATTCCGACCAGACGCGCGTCGGCTTCGTCGCGCACGTGGATCGCAGAACCGTTCATCGTCGCGCCGGATCCGCGGGAGGCCACGTACATCTCTCCGAGCGCAGGAAAATACAGCACGCCGACGTCCGGGCCGCTGCTGTCCGTGCGCGCGATCGATACGCCCCAATGCTGCACGCCGAGCGAAAAGTTGGTGGTCCCGTCGAGCGGATCGACGATCCACGTATGGGCCGAACGGCGCGCGGCTTCGAGCGCGGAAGTGGGCGCCAGCTCTTCGCTCAGGATCGCATCCGACGGGAAGTGCTCTGCAAGCCCGGACGCAATGAGCCTGTCGGCGGCGACGTCGGCTTCGGTTACGATCGAATAGTCGTGCTTCCAGTCGCTGGTGACGTTCCCTTCGCGAAAATAATCGAGCAGGAGGTTTCCGGCGCGCTCGGCGATCTCCGCCGCGATCATCGATGCCGCAGCCGCCGAGCTCACAAGTCGGCCTCGACCCAGACGTCGCAGAGCCGCCGTCCGATCGCCATGGCCGGCGGAAGGAACAGCTCGGACGCATCGGTCTGGTTGCGGCATGCGCGCAGCACGACGTCGCGCGGGAACCAGCGGACGTCCTCGACCTCGTGCACGTCGATCGTGATCTGCTCGGTCACGGCTTCGGCAATGCATCCGATCATCAGCGACGACGGGAACGGCCATGGCTGCGACGAATGGTAGGAAACCTCGCCGACCTCGATACCGGATTCTTCGCGCACCTCGCGGCGCACCGCTTCCTCGATGGTCTCGCCGGTTTCGACGAATCCGGCGAGCGTCGAAAACATTCCGCGCGGCCATCCGGCCTGGCGTCCGAGCAGGCATTTGTCGCCGCGAACGACGAGCATGATGACGACCGGATTCACGCGCGGAAAATGCTCGGCGGAACATTTCGAGCAGCGCCGCAGCGCGCCGCCCTGCCCTACGGTGGTCGTGCTTCCGCAGCGCGCACAGAACGGATGGGTTGCGTGCCAGTCGACGAGCGCGCGTGCCTGCGCGACGATTCCGCTGTCTTCGCCGGAGAGCTGCGCGGCAATTGCGCGCACATCGTTGAATTCGGCAACGCTGGCCAGGCCGAGCTCGGTGGCCGGATCGGCAAGGCTCGAGACGTCGACGGCATAGTGCGCGACGCCGTCGCGAAGTCCGAGCAGGATCGGCTGCGCATCCGGACCGGCTTTATCGAGCAGGCCGCGTCGTGCCCACGCGAGGCCGCCGCCGTCTTTCTTTACGAGCACGTCCAGACGCCACAGCGGAAGAAACCGGCTGCGTGCGTCCTCGACGTTTCTCGAAAGCCAATCCTCGTCGAGCCGCTCGGCCTGGGCGCGATCGAGCGGGTTGCCGGCAAACACATTCATGGGGCAGGCGCGCAACTATCCCGAACGCAACGGGTGTCCAAGACGAGCACCGTCGCCGCGATCGAGTCAGCTTCGCGGGAACGCACTGCCGAAACGCTTCCCCGGTGCGGCGCGAGATCGTATGGTCTGCGTTGCCGGAGGGCCCGCAACGACACGCGGCCAGGCAACGCGACGCCGGGAAGAAGTCGGCCAGGGGTGGACGGTAAGGAAGAGGTAACGCAGCACGGCAAGGGGGAACACACGCGCTCCGGGACGCAGTGCGCCGGAGCACGAGGAGGCTCTCGATGGTCGAACGCCGCATCGAAGAACTGAGGCAGAATTTCGCCAACCTGTCGGACCCTTGCGGAGCTCTGGCCTGTCTCGTCGAAGTCGCGCCGTGTGCGATCGCCCTTTACGATGCCGGCGGCCAGTGCGCGGGCGCCAACGCGGCGTATCGCGAGCTGTTCGGCCGCGAGCCCGAACCGGCGCGCGAGCTTTCCGAGGACGACGTGCTGGGCAAGAGCGGCGTGCTTTTCTGGCTCCGTCGCGCGTTTTCCGGCGAGACCATCGCAACCCCGACCTTCTGGTACGAACACCAGAGCCTGCCGCATCCCGAAGCGCGTCGGCGCATCGCACTTTCCGCACGGGCGTTTCCGATGCGCGACGCCGAAGGCGAGATCGAGCTGGTCGCGATCGCATTCCGCGACGAGACCGATGCGATGCTGCTGGCAGATCGTCGCCGCCTCGACGCCGATGAGCCGCGGCACTGGCTCGAAGAGGTGCGGCGCGCCGATTTCGAGCGCCGGACCAACGAGGAACAGTTCCGTGCAGTGTTCGAGCACTCGGCCGATGGCGTCATGCTGACCGACGATGCCGGCCGTGTGCTCGACATCAACCCGTCGGGTTGCCGGATCCTCGGCCGGCGCCTGCAGGACGTCGTCGGGTCGCGGTACTGGGACCATATCGGAGACACCGCCGACTCGCGCGAGCTCCGCGAGAAACTGATCCGTGACGGCGCCGGGACGGCGGAGGTCTGCCTGCGGCGCGCCGACGGCGAGCTTCGCGAGCTCGAGCTGCGCTCGGTCGCCAATTTCCTGCCGCACCGGCACTTGACGACGTTCCTCGACGTCACCGAACGCAACTCGAGGCATCGCCGCATCGCGCGCCGTGAATCGCACCTGGCCGAATCCCAGCGCATCGCGCAGGTCGGAAGCTGGGAGGCCGAGCTCGACGACAGCAACGCCGACCTGGAGACGTGCCTGCTGCTCTGCTCGGAGGAATGCCTGCGCATCTTCGGCGTGAATCCGGACTCGGTAATGACGCTCGCAAAGTCGCTGGCTCTCGTCCATCCGGACGACCATACGGGCGTCGTCGCGGCGCTCCGGCATTCGATCGACACGCACGGCGCGTACTCGAGCGAGCACCGGATCATCCAGCCCGATGGAACGATCCGCAGGGTACGCGCGCGCGCCGAGATCATCGCCGAGGAGCCCGACGAGTTTCCCGTGCGCATGGTCGGTACCCTGCAGGACATCACCGACCGCGCGCGGCGCAGGCCGAAGGCGATCGGCACGCGCTGGGCGGCCCGCAAGCAGGCGGCCTCGCACGCGACGACGTCGGTTCCCGGGTAAAAGACCTTCAACGACCGGCGAGCGTGCGGGCCTCTTCGGCGATCGCCCATGCGAGAGCCTTGCATGTCATCGCGAACGGGCGGCCGCCGGTGAAGGCGCCGGCGATCGCGAGCAGGACCTCGGGCGAGAAACGTGCGCGATCGGTCACCGCGTAGAGCGGTTCCCAGTTCTCGGGTCTCAGCTTGGATTTGAACGCGTCGAGGCCCTCGAAGTTGTAGAAGCGCCGGCCGTGCGCGCGCAGCCATCCGAACAGCAGCCGCAGCCACATCGCGGTGTCGACTTCGCCGTCGTGCGTGTGCCGCGACAACGGCGCGAGGCCGAGCGTGACGTATGCGGCGTGTCTGCCGGCAAGCGATCGCATCGCCGCATCGACGAGCAGCTCGCTGGTGCCGTTGACCGCGCCTTCGCCGCGAATGATCTGCTCGATCAGCCACCCGTTTCGCCGCGGCACCGGCGAAGCAATGAGGAAGCCGACGACCGACCCGTTGCGTTCGGCCACGAACAAGCGGCGATCTTCGAGTGCGCCGAGGGTGTCGGGCTCGACGAGGAAGTGCATGGTCGGCGCCCGCCGCGTACGCAGCCATTCGGCGAGGCAGCGCTGCAGCCCGTCGTGCCGACCGGCGGTGTCGGCAGATCCGGTCCATTCGCGAACCGAGACGCCCTTGTTGCGCGCACGGCGGAACTGGGCGCGAAGCGACGGATGCTCGTCCACCGCCGCGGCCCATGCCGCCGGATTCCAGACTGGCTGCGCGCCGAGCCCGACCATCGAATGCGACGGAGAAGCCCACAGGCGTGTGGCAAAGCGCGACTGCACGCCGAAATAGCAGACGCGCAGCTGCCTCTGCCGAATGTCGATCTCGAGCTCGCGGGTGACGGGATCGAGGCGCTCCTCGCTGCAGACCGGCGCGCCGGCGACGACCAGGAACCGGCCGTGCCGAACGTAGCCGGCGACCGCGTCGCCGTCCCGTGAAAACCAGTGCCGGAATCCCGGATTGAGGATCTGGTACGCGTTCGCACCCCACCCATGCGCCAGCACGAGCGCGCGGGCTGCCTCGAAATCCGCCTCCGCCATCTCCCGCCATTGGATCTGTTCACGAGCTTCGTGCAAATCCTCGCTGCGCAATCGTGAGGTGAGAGATGATCAAGTTCGGAGTGACGCTTCCGCAGATCAAGAAGTCCTGGGCTGATACGAAGGCTGCTGCCGCCGAGATCGACTCGGCCGGCTTCGACAGCGCGTGGGTGTGCGACCATCTCTACGGCGTACCGATGCCGAACATCCCGATTCTCGAAGCGTACAGCCTGCTCGCCGCGGTTGCCGCGGTGACCTCCAGAGTCCAGCTCGGCGCGCTGGTCACGCCGCCGTTTTTCCGCAATCCGGCCGTCCTCGCCAAGCAGATCGCCACCATCGCCGAGATCGCCGGTGACGGTCGCGTGATCGCCGGGCTCGGCTCGGGATGGTTTGCGTCCGAGTTCGAAGGCTACGGTTGCGACTTTCCGGAGGTCGGGACGCGCCTCGCCGCTCTCGACGACACCTGCGAGATCCTGCGACGCATGTGGACCGAAGAGCAGCCGAGCTGGCGCGGCAAGATCTATCGCATCGAAGACGTCTATTGCGAGCCGCGGCCGGCGGTGCGGCCGCGCATCCTGATCGGAGGCGGCGGAGAAAAGGTCCTGCTCAAGCTGGCGGCGCGCCACGCCGACATCTGGAACAACCTTGCCGTCAACCAGAGAGAATTCGCGCGCAAGCTCGACGTGCTCCACGGACACTGCGACCGCGAAGGCCGCGACCCGGCGGAGATCGAGATCTCGCAGCAATGCCTCGTCGTCATCATGCCGACGCAGGAGGAGGCCGAAGTGGCGATCGGCAAGGCCGAGAAAGTCTATGGCGGACACATGGGCGCCGGGCTGCGCGAGCACGGAATCTGGGGATCGCCGGACGTCGTCATCGAGAAGCTCGAAGCCTTCGCGGCCAACGGCTGCCAT
The genomic region above belongs to Candidatus Limnocylindrales bacterium and contains:
- a CDS encoding TlpA disulfide reductase family protein, which gives rise to MKLSVAGAAAMIAFTIAAGRASAADVPPPGLPGADAPAAHKGLELVPASAADVLTAVKAPGTTVTVVNLWATWCTPCRQEFPDLMRFYRAYKDKGVALVLVSGDFASETGPASEFLASQGVDFRTFLKSQKDEEFINAFDPAWTGALPATFLYNASGERKHSFLGPITYESLEKEVAPLLAAKP
- a CDS encoding thioredoxin family protein, translated to MRPKSSLAQLPLTAIFSVVALLVPVHALALSIGDPIPAKSDQLKDVDGRDIKIADVSGAKGTLVIFTCNHCPYVKAWEDRIVALGNQYSEKGIGVVAINSNDPKAAPDDGYEQMQARAKEKGFKFPYAVDETSAVAKAFGASKTPEAFLFDASGKLAYHGAIDDNSEDANAVKDHYLGDALAAVEAGKPVAKAETKALGCGIKFR
- a CDS encoding inositol monophosphatase family protein; this encodes MSSAAAASMIAAEIAERAGNLLLDYFREGNVTSDWKHDYSIVTEADVAADRLIASGLAEHFPSDAILSEELAPTSALEAARRSAHTWIVDPLDGTTNFSLGVQHWGVSIARTDSSGPDVGVLYFPALGEMYVASRGSGATMNGSAIHVRDEADARLVGMLACCARTPRHYHVNLPMKVRVFGSAAYTLACVARGSASIGMETRPKIWDLAAGWCLVEEAGGVVATIDGSEPFPLVADHAYADRSFPVVAAASPELLARARESIEPR
- the nudC gene encoding NAD(+) diphosphatase, whose product is MNVFAGNPLDRAQAERLDEDWLSRNVEDARSRFLPLWRLDVLVKKDGGGLAWARRGLLDKAGPDAQPILLGLRDGVAHYAVDVSSLADPATELGLASVAEFNDVRAIAAQLSGEDSGIVAQARALVDWHATHPFCARCGSTTTVGQGGALRRCSKCSAEHFPRVNPVVIMLVVRGDKCLLGRQAGWPRGMFSTLAGFVETGETIEEAVRREVREESGIEVGEVSYHSSQPWPFPSSLMIGCIAEAVTEQITIDVHEVEDVRWFPRDVVLRACRNQTDASELFLPPAMAIGRRLCDVWVEADL
- a CDS encoding PAS domain S-box protein, with amino-acid sequence MVERRIEELRQNFANLSDPCGALACLVEVAPCAIALYDAGGQCAGANAAYRELFGREPEPARELSEDDVLGKSGVLFWLRRAFSGETIATPTFWYEHQSLPHPEARRRIALSARAFPMRDAEGEIELVAIAFRDETDAMLLADRRRLDADEPRHWLEEVRRADFERRTNEEQFRAVFEHSADGVMLTDDAGRVLDINPSGCRILGRRLQDVVGSRYWDHIGDTADSRELREKLIRDGAGTAEVCLRRADGELRELELRSVANFLPHRHLTTFLDVTERNSRHRRIARRESHLAESQRIAQVGSWEAELDDSNADLETCLLLCSEECLRIFGVNPDSVMTLAKSLALVHPDDHTGVVAALRHSIDTHGAYSSEHRIIQPDGTIRRVRARAEIIAEEPDEFPVRMVGTLQDITDRARRRPKAIGTRWAARKQAASHATTSVPG
- a CDS encoding DUF2156 domain-containing protein — its product is MAEADFEAARALVLAHGWGANAYQILNPGFRHWFSRDGDAVAGYVRHGRFLVVAGAPVCSEERLDPVTRELEIDIRQRQLRVCYFGVQSRFATRLWASPSHSMVGLGAQPVWNPAAWAAAVDEHPSLRAQFRRARNKGVSVREWTGSADTAGRHDGLQRCLAEWLRTRRAPTMHFLVEPDTLGALEDRRLFVAERNGSVVGFLIASPVPRRNGWLIEQIIRGEGAVNGTSELLVDAAMRSLAGRHAAYVTLGLAPLSRHTHDGEVDTAMWLRLLFGWLRAHGRRFYNFEGLDAFKSKLRPENWEPLYAVTDRARFSPEVLLAIAGAFTGGRPFAMTCKALAWAIAEEARTLAGR
- a CDS encoding LLM class flavin-dependent oxidoreductase codes for the protein MIKFGVTLPQIKKSWADTKAAAAEIDSAGFDSAWVCDHLYGVPMPNIPILEAYSLLAAVAAVTSRVQLGALVTPPFFRNPAVLAKQIATIAEIAGDGRVIAGLGSGWFASEFEGYGCDFPEVGTRLAALDDTCEILRRMWTEEQPSWRGKIYRIEDVYCEPRPAVRPRILIGGGGEKVLLKLAARHADIWNNLAVNQREFARKLDVLHGHCDREGRDPAEIEISQQCLVVIMPTQEEAEVAIGKAEKVYGGHMGAGLREHGIWGSPDVVIEKLEAFAANGCHHFVMEMFGRDVREPAALFASKVLPHFQSRRAA